Below is a window of Caldisericota bacterium DNA.
TGTCAAATAATTGTATGAGTTACATACATTTGAGACTCCGGATAATGTTTTAAGAAAATCTATAGGCGACAAATTATTAAGACCTTTATGAACTCTCTTAGTATTATACCAGATGAGATAATCGATTAGTTTTGAGTTGAATGCATTAATATCTGTAGCTAATAGATTAAGGTGGTTGT
It encodes the following:
- a CDS encoding IS3 family transposase yields the protein NHLNLLATDINAFNSKLIDYLIWYNTKRVHKGLNNLSPIDFLKTLSGVSNVCNSYNYLTP